Proteins co-encoded in one Armatimonadota bacterium genomic window:
- a CDS encoding biotin--[acetyl-CoA-carboxylase] ligase, whose amino-acid sequence MEGIRGVGAWAMSFPAELRDRLRTRYIGRFLHTFERVSSTQDVARHLAIKGAPEGTVVVAEAQTAGRGRLGRTWISPPGGLYLSVVLRPLVSPPEVPKLSLVGGLSAARAIERVCRVAVGLRWPNDLVVNGRKVGGVLAEAGPDAWWVILGIGLNVHAVPGLPEGATSLAAELGTPVDLGDLFCAVCAELEIVYEAFRGDDFATVLRWWRERSTTLGRWVRVYLPSGTYEGIAETVDEDGTLILRLPDGSAKRIVAGELAPGGD is encoded by the coding sequence ATGGAAGGAATCCGGGGGGTCGGAGCCTGGGCCATGAGCTTCCCCGCGGAACTCCGGGACCGGCTGCGCACCCGGTACATTGGACGTTTCCTCCACACCTTTGAGCGGGTCTCCTCTACCCAGGACGTGGCCCGCCATCTGGCCATCAAAGGGGCCCCGGAGGGCACCGTGGTGGTGGCGGAGGCGCAGACCGCGGGCCGGGGCCGCCTAGGCCGGACCTGGATCTCTCCTCCGGGCGGGCTCTACCTCTCCGTGGTCCTCCGCCCCCTCGTCTCCCCTCCGGAGGTTCCCAAGCTGAGCTTGGTGGGCGGGCTGTCTGCGGCCCGGGCCATCGAGCGGGTGTGCCGGGTTGCGGTGGGACTGCGATGGCCGAATGACCTGGTGGTGAATGGGAGGAAGGTGGGGGGCGTGCTCGCGGAGGCGGGACCGGACGCGTGGTGGGTGATCCTGGGGATCGGCCTCAACGTCCACGCGGTCCCGGGCCTTCCGGAGGGAGCCACCTCCCTCGCCGCGGAGCTCGGCACCCCCGTGGACTTGGGGGACCTGTTCTGCGCGGTATGCGCGGAGCTGGAGATCGTGTACGAGGCGTTCCGGGGTGACGACTTCGCCACCGTCCTCCGGTGGTGGCGGGAACGCAGCACCACCCTGGGGCGATGGGTGCGGGTCTACCTGCCCAGCGGTACCTACGAGGGGATCGCGGAGACCGTGGATGAGGATGGAACTCTCATCCTGCGGCTTCCGGATGGCTCTGCAAAGCGCATCGTGGCAGGAGAGCTGGCTCCGGGAGGGGATTGA